ACCATGATGAAAACGGGCCGGCACTGGACGGTGCCGACCCTTTCCACCCCTTGACCTTTAACACCGCTACTAGGCTGACCCGCTAGCCCACTGCCCATGGCCGATGGCCCATGGCCCACGGCCCATGGCCCACGGCCCAAAGCCCCTCCACTAGATTCCAAGAAGAACCCCCAGCGCGTGTCAGGAGTACATGAATCGCAAGCACAAACGTCTGATCGTCGTCGGCGACCGCGTCCTCGTCAAAACCGAGGAAGGCGACCAGCGCTCGAAAGTCGGGCTCTATCTGCCCCCCACGGCCATCGATAATCAGGCGGTGCAGGGCGGAGAGATCGTGTCCACCGGCCCCGGCCTCGCACTTCCGGAGCTCACCGATCAGGGCGAAGAGCCCTGGCGGATCTCCGGTGGCTCCGGCCGTGAGGCGCGCTTCGTGCCCATGCAGGCGCAGGTCGGCGACTACGCGCTCTTCTTCAGAAAAGCCGCCGTCGAAATCACGTTCGAAAACGAACAGTATCTCGTGGTGCCGCAGGCGGCGATTCTCGCCCTCGTGCGTGAACCGCGTGAAGACATTCCGGAATACTAGGAGATCGACCCATGATGTATCCCGAGTACATGCTCCAGCCGATGCGCGAAGAACTCACGCGTCTTGGCGTGCAGGAACTGCGCACTGCCGACGCGGTCGACGCGTTGCTGCAGGAACACAAAGGCACCGCGCTGGTCGTGGTGAACTCCGTGTGCGGCTGTGCGGCGCGCAACGCGCGTCCGGCGATCGCCATGGCGCTGGCCAACTCCACGAAGCCCGAAGTGTCCACCACGGTGTTCGCCGGTCAGGATCGTGAAGCCACCGACCGCGCGCGGTCGTATTTCACCGGCTACGCGCCGAGCTCCCCGTCGATCGCGCTGTTCAAGGACGGCGACGTCGTGTTCATGCTGGAGCGCTATCAGATCGAGGGTCGCAGCGCGCAGGAAATCGCGCAGGATCTCGCCGGCGCGTTCGACCAGTACTGCGCCGCGTAATCGGCGGCGTCATCGTGTGACGACAGTCCCGACCAGGCTGTGATCAACCCGAACGACGGCACCGCCGACGCGTTGGCGCGTGCCGTCGCCGGACAATTCTCCATTGAACGCGAGATCGGTCGCGGCGGCATGGGTGTGGTGTATCTCGCCCGCGATGAGCAGTTGCATCGGGCAGTGGCGATCAAGACGTTGCCGCCGCATCTGTCGTACGACCCGCAGGTGCGTGCGCGTTTCCTGCGGGAGGCGCGCACCGCAGCCGCGCTGTCGCACCCCAACATCGTGCCGGTCTACACCGCCGCCGAGCGCGATGCGGTCGTGTATTTCGCCATGGGCTACGTCGAAGGCGAGTCACTGGCCGATCGGCTCGCCCGCGACGGACCGATGAAGGTGGCTGCCATTGTGCCGATCATCCGACAGCTTGCTGGCGCATTGGGGTACGCCCACGAACAAGGCGTCGTGCACCGGGATGTGAAGGCCGAGAACATCCTGCTCGATGCGCATGGACGGGTGATGGTCACCGACTTCGGTATCGCGCGTGTGACCGAGTCGCAGCCGCTCACCGCGACCGGGACTGTGCTCGGCACGGTGCAGTACATGAGCCCTGAGCAGGTGTCGGGCGAGCCGCTCGATGGGCGCAGCGACCTGTATGCCATCGGCGTCCTGATGTTCTTTGCGGTGAGTGGCCGCTTTCCGTTTGAACGACCGAATGCGTCGGCGGTTTTGGTGGCGCATGTGAACGCACCAGCACCGCGGCTGCGCGATTTCGTGCCCGATGTGCCGTCGCCGTTGGACGACCTTGTGGCCACGCTGCTCGCCAAATCGCCGGATCGGCGGCTGTCCACGGCCCGCGACCTGCTCACGGCACTGGCGTTCATGTCGAGTGCGGTGATGGACGGGGCGGAGCCCAATCGGACACTCGCCCGCGCACCGGTGGTCCCGCTTGCATTCCCGTCGCCCCTTTCGAGTGCCGACGCGCAGCAGGTCTGGGCGCGGGCGGCCGAGTTGCAAGCGAATACCGGCGCGCAGATACCGCCCGCTCGCTTCGAACCGAGTGCGGAGAGCGAGACCCGCGGCTACACGCCCGCGATCGTGAAGGATGCGGCGGTGGATGCCGGCATCGACGCGAAGTATGTCGATCGTGCCTTCGTGGAACGGGCCGCTGCTTCGCAGTTGCCGGTTGCCGTGCAGCCCGGCGACGCGATGACGCGCCGACCGAACGTCTTTCTGGGTGCAGGCACCAAGATCGAGCTGTCGGCGTCATTCGATGGCGAGTTGCACGGCGACAGCTTCGAGGAGGTGGCCGATGAAATACGGCTCGCACTCGGCGAGATGGTGACCGTGAGCGCCGTGGGGCGAACGCTCACCGTCACGACCGGCATGCCGACCAATCGGCAGGGTGGGATGCCGCGCTTCATCCAAGTGCACATCGCCTCGCGCAACGGGCGCACGACCGTACGGGCATTTGAAGACCTGACCCAGTTGGCGGGCGGCCTGTTCGGCGGTCTGGGGGGAGGTTTGGGCTTTGGCGGCAGCGCAATCATCGGCGGCATTGTCGCGTCGTCGCACGGAGCCCCCGCTTTGGCGTTCGCAGCCGTGGCGGCCACCGTACTGAGCGCCGTAGGCACTGCGCGTTTCTTCTTTGCGCGCACGGCCAAGCGCCGGCGGGAAGAATTGGAGCGCCTCGTTCAGCGTGTCGTCACCCGGGCACGCGAGAGCTGATACCCCGCGCTTCCCGCGGCTTGCCGCGCGGCTGCAGCACCGGTGTAGGGCATTTGACCGTGTGGTCTCGACGCGTCGCATTCGCTGCGCTGACGCAACAGTGGTACCGTTTTGCTACGTGTCGCAGCGGTCTCGCGCCCGTCTCATGTATTCTGCAGTAATATTGTATGAATACTTCTTCATGTGTCAATTCGTTGATGAGAAACGCTTTACATGTACAGCGGTTCACATGAAAGCAGAGTTTGCCGATTATTTGACGGTCCCGGCGCAGTTTCCAACATGGTGACAAGTGCGTCACAGATTTGGCGCGGCGATTGCTCACTGCTGTGGCTGTGCGGCGAATCGCTGCCATCAACCTCGAACGGGCACGATCTCCGATTAATGCCCATTTCCCAACCCGGAGTGGAAATGATGTCGACCGTCAAGAACACGCTTCGCCGCTTTGTCCGTGAAGAAGAAGGCGCCTCGCTGGCCGAGTACGCGCTGCTGCTCGGCGTGATCACCGTGGCCCTGATCACCGTGATCACGTCCTTCCGCAACTCGATCTCGAATATCTTCAGCAAGACGACGAACACGCTGAACTCGGCCGGCTCCTGAGCCTCGGTGCAGGCCGACGGGGCTTCGTCCCGCCGGCCTGCCCGACGCCGAGCGAATTGCGCCTTCCCACCCTCACTCTGAATCAGACCATGCGGAAGCTTACCAACGTCGCCCGCCGGTTCCTTCGCGAAGAAGAAGGCGCCTCGCTGGCCGAATACGCGCTGCTGTTGGGCGTGATCACGGTCGCGCTCATTACCGTTGTCACGCAGTTCAAGGATTCCATCTCGAACATCTTCACGAAGACGACGAACACGCTGAACTCCGCCGGGTCCTGAGTTTCGTGCGCCGTCGGTTGTTCCGTCGCGGGCTCCATCTGCGACGGCTTGCGAGTGAGGACGCCGCTGCATCCCTCGCCGAGTACGCGTTGCTGCTTGGCGTAGCCGCGGTAGCACTGCTGCTCGTGGTCTCGCAGTTCTCGGGATCCGTCTCGAACCTGTTCGCGCGGACGACGAACACCGTGGGGCAGGTCACTGCGGATGGCGGTACGTCGGGGAGCGACCAGGGCGGCACAGGCGTAGGCACCGGAGCAGGTACTGGTACTGGTACTGGTACTGGTACTGGTACTGGTACTGGTACTGGTACTGGCGTCGGTACGGGCACAGGCACTGGCGTCGGAACTGGCACTGGCAACGGCGTGAACGGCAACGGCGGTGGCCAAGGCAACGGTCAGGGCAACAACGGGAACGGCAACGGCAATTCCGGCAACAACGGCGGATCCGGCAACAACGGGAAGAAGCCGTAGCCGGTTTGTTCGTAGTGCCGTCGGGACCGAGACTCAGCGAGCGACGAACGGATCCCCGGTAATCGATAAGATAAACTTTGCTTCATGATAACGTCGACGTCAAGCGTCCTGTTGTTATCGGTCGTGTTGGGGACTTTACTGGCGGGCGCTGTCATCAGTGATCTCCGTGAGCGCCGGGTGGCCAACGTACTCAATTTGTGCGTGTTGGCGACCGGCCTTTCCGCGTCGGTCCTGACACGAGGCGCTTCCGACGGTTTGTGGCAGTCGTTGTTGGGCGTGGGACTGGCGCTGGCAATCTGGTTCCCAATGTTCGCGTTGCGATTGATGGGAGCTGGCGATGTAAAATTGATGGCGGCGAGTGCCGCGTGGTTGGGCTGGCAGGGCACGTTGGTCGCGTCGCTCGCCACCGGCATTTTCGGTGGTCTGCTCGGAGCGTTCTGGTTGCTGCGGTCGCACGGTGCCGTGAGTGCGCTCAACACGGTGGCAACGGCAGTTCGCGCGCCGTGGATTATGAAGCTGCGCCCATATGAAGCGCGCGATCGTGTACCATACGCCCTCGCCATCGCCGCCGGTGTCGCCACGGCCTGGTGGATCACTTTTGGTTCTGCATTCCGGACTGCTCACTCATGAAGCGTTCTTTACGTCGATTTGTTCGTGAGCACGACGCGGGACCGATCGTGGAGTTTGCGGTCGTTGTGCCGGTGCTGTTGCTGTTGCTCTTCGGCATCGTCGATTTCGCCCGTGCCTTTTTTCAGCGCAACAACTTGGTAGCGGCGGTTCGTGAAGGTGCGCGCTACGGGGCGGTGCTCGAGTTCCCGTGCACCGCCGCAAGCGAGACCGCGATCAAGTCGCGAGTGACGAGCTATTTCTCGTCCGTTGGGGATGCTGCGCCGGCCACCAACACCATCATCGTCACGCCAAGCTCGGCGGCGTGTACGGCGGCTCCGCCAAGTATCACCGTGAAAATCCAGAACTATCCATTTACGCCGGTCACACCTCTCTTCAAACTGCTCGGTGGAAACCGGAGTATCCAATTGCAGGCTAGCGCCGTCTATCGGTGGGAACGTGCTCCGTGAGTGGTGTCCTACGGGACACCGCCTGTCGTATACCTCTGTCGTGACCACCTATGTTTGGTGACCGTCGTTATCGCTTCGTGCTCTATGTCGCCCTGCTCGTTGCCGGTTTGGCAACGCTCGGGGTGTATCGCGTCATTGACGGCATGCGCGCCAGCAGCCGCGTGGCCACACAAAACGTCGTGATTGCCTCGGCCGACGTGCCCGAAGGCACCGCGCTCACCGCCGCGACCTTGGCCGTGGTGCAGTTGCCGGTGGCTGCGGTGCCGGCCGGTTCCTACACGTCGCCCGACTCTGTTGTCGGACGCGTCTCGCGCATCCCCATCTTCAAGGGTGAAGCGATCGTGCCAGGGCGTCTCGCCCCCGACGGCACTGCTGGCGGCATCGAAGTGAAGATTCTCCCCGGCAAGCGCGCGATGTCGGTGCGCATCGACGACGTCGCCGGCATCTCGGGCATGGTGCAGCCGAACTCGCGCGTCGACGTCATGCTCACCACGCGTGACGCCACGGCGCAGGGCGCGCAGGTGTCGAAGCTGTTCATGAGCAATATGCGCATCCTCTCGATCGGCTCGAATATCGCGCGAGGCGAAGACGGCAGACCGATCAACGCGCCCACGGCGACGCTGGAA
This region of Gemmatimonas groenlandica genomic DNA includes:
- a CDS encoding co-chaperone GroES, translated to MNRKHKRLIVVGDRVLVKTEEGDQRSKVGLYLPPTAIDNQAVQGGEIVSTGPGLALPELTDQGEEPWRISGGSGREARFVPMQAQVGDYALFFRKAAVEITFENEQYLVVPQAAILALVREPREDIPEY
- a CDS encoding BrxA/BrxB family bacilliredoxin encodes the protein MYPEYMLQPMREELTRLGVQELRTADAVDALLQEHKGTALVVVNSVCGCAARNARPAIAMALANSTKPEVSTTVFAGQDREATDRARSYFTGYAPSSPSIALFKDGDVVFMLERYQIEGRSAQEIAQDLAGAFDQYCAA
- a CDS encoding serine/threonine-protein kinase; amino-acid sequence: MINPNDGTADALARAVAGQFSIEREIGRGGMGVVYLARDEQLHRAVAIKTLPPHLSYDPQVRARFLREARTAAALSHPNIVPVYTAAERDAVVYFAMGYVEGESLADRLARDGPMKVAAIVPIIRQLAGALGYAHEQGVVHRDVKAENILLDAHGRVMVTDFGIARVTESQPLTATGTVLGTVQYMSPEQVSGEPLDGRSDLYAIGVLMFFAVSGRFPFERPNASAVLVAHVNAPAPRLRDFVPDVPSPLDDLVATLLAKSPDRRLSTARDLLTALAFMSSAVMDGAEPNRTLARAPVVPLAFPSPLSSADAQQVWARAAELQANTGAQIPPARFEPSAESETRGYTPAIVKDAAVDAGIDAKYVDRAFVERAAASQLPVAVQPGDAMTRRPNVFLGAGTKIELSASFDGELHGDSFEEVADEIRLALGEMVTVSAVGRTLTVTTGMPTNRQGGMPRFIQVHIASRNGRTTVRAFEDLTQLAGGLFGGLGGGLGFGGSAIIGGIVASSHGAPALAFAAVAATVLSAVGTARFFFARTAKRRREELERLVQRVVTRARES
- a CDS encoding Flp family type IVb pilin encodes the protein MMSTVKNTLRRFVREEEGASLAEYALLLGVITVALITVITSFRNSISNIFSKTTNTLNSAGS
- a CDS encoding Flp family type IVb pilin → MRKLTNVARRFLREEEGASLAEYALLLGVITVALITVVTQFKDSISNIFTKTTNTLNSAGS
- a CDS encoding A24 family peptidase; this translates as MITSTSSVLLLSVVLGTLLAGAVISDLRERRVANVLNLCVLATGLSASVLTRGASDGLWQSLLGVGLALAIWFPMFALRLMGAGDVKLMAASAAWLGWQGTLVASLATGIFGGLLGAFWLLRSHGAVSALNTVATAVRAPWIMKLRPYEARDRVPYALAIAAGVATAWWITFGSAFRTAHS
- a CDS encoding TadE/TadG family type IV pilus assembly protein; translation: MKRSLRRFVREHDAGPIVEFAVVVPVLLLLLFGIVDFARAFFQRNNLVAAVREGARYGAVLEFPCTAASETAIKSRVTSYFSSVGDAAPATNTIIVTPSSAACTAAPPSITVKIQNYPFTPVTPLFKLLGGNRSIQLQASAVYRWERAP
- the cpaB gene encoding Flp pilus assembly protein CpaB, with the protein product MFGDRRYRFVLYVALLVAGLATLGVYRVIDGMRASSRVATQNVVIASADVPEGTALTAATLAVVQLPVAAVPAGSYTSPDSVVGRVSRIPIFKGEAIVPGRLAPDGTAGGIEVKILPGKRAMSVRIDDVAGISGMVQPNSRVDVMLTTRDATAQGAQVSKLFMSNMRILSIGSNIARGEDGRPINAPTATLEVTPAEAERLALAVREGAIQLVLRGYGDPDSVQTTGAKRGDLLTQVDNGPPPAPAPAPARVSRAPARPAPTPVPVANVPIPEKTDSVVVRIYRGDQLSSLKFEQARDSVRRDSLRRAEQRRRDSMPPSPLR